The region AACACGTCCGCGCCATTGAGGCGTGCGGCGCCGAGGCGGTCATCGTGAAAAAGCCGGAGCAGCTTGAAGGGTTGCACGGTCTTGTGCTGCCGGGCGGCGAAAGCACAACGATGCGGCGACTCATCGACCGCTATGGGCTGATGGAGCCGCTTAAGCAATTTGCCGCTGCCGGCAAGCCGATGTTCGGCACGTGTGCCGGACTCATTTTGCTGGCGAAGCGAATTGTCGGCTATGACGAGCCACATTTAGGATTAATGGACATTACAGTCGAGCGGAACTCGTTCGGTCGGCAGCGGGAAAGCTTTGAAGCGGAGCTGTCGATTAAAGGCGTCGGCGATGGCTTTGTCGGCGTCTTCATCCGGGCTCCGCATATCGTGGAGGCCGGGGACGGGGTCGATGTCTTGGCGACATACAATGACCGCATTGTCGCCGCTCGACAAGGACAGTTTCTTGGCTGCTCGTTCCACCCAGAGCTGACCGACGATCATCGATTGATGCAATACTTCCTCAACATGGTCAAAGAAGCGAAAATGGCGTCAAGCCTCAAGTAAAGTGATCAAGCGAAAGCGATGAGAGGAACGAGTAGCGGGATGCCTTCCTTATCAGAGAGCCGGTGGGCGGTGCGAACCGGCAGGGAGCGCCTGTGAATCCATCCTCGAGCAAAACGCTGAACCGTCCAAACAGGCCAGTAGGCGTTTTCGGCCGCCGCCGTTATCGGCATAAGTGGAAGGCATGATTGGCCGTCAATAAGGGTGGCACCGCGGGATGGCTCCCGTCCCTTTTTGGGACGGGGGCTTTCTTTGTATAATAAAAGACGAAGGAGGTAGAAAACGGTGCTGGATATGAAAGTATTGCGCACTCAGTTTCAAGAAGTAAAGGAAAAATTAATGCAACGCGGCGGGGATTTGACGAACATCGACCGCTTTGAACAATTGGACAAAGACCGCCGCCGCTTGATCGCGGAAGTCGAAGAGCTGAAAAGCAAGCGCAACGATGTGTCGCAGCAAATCGCTGTCCTAAAGCGCGAGAAAAAGGACGCCGAGCCGCTGATTGCCCAAATGCGCGAAGTCGGTGACCGCATTAAACGGATGGATGAACAAATTCGCCAGCTTGAGGCGGAACTCGACGGCTTGTTGTTGTCGATTCCAAACGTGCCGCACGAATCAGTGCCGATCGGCCAATCAGAAGAGGACAATGTGGAAGTGCGGAGATGGGGAGAGCCGCGTTCGTTTTCCTTTGAGCCGAAGCCGCATTGGGAAATCGCCGATCGGCTCGGTTTGCTCGACTTTGAGCGAGCCGCCAAAGTGGCGGGAAGCCGATTTGTCTTTTATAAAGGGTTAGGAGCGCGGCTTGAGCGGGCGCTCATCAACTTTATGCTTGACATCCATCTCGATGAATTCGGCTACGAAGAAGTGTTGCCGCCATATTTGGTGAACCGGGCGAGCATGATCGGAACCGGACAGTTGCCGAAATTTGCCGAGGATGCGTTCCATTTGGACAGCGAAGATTATTTCCTCATTCCGACCGCTGAGGTGCCGGTGACGAACCTGCACCGCGACGAAATTTTGGCTGCAGATGATTTGCCGATTTACTATGCTTCCTACAGCGCCTGCTTCCGCGCGGAAGCCGGGTCGGCCGGCCGCGACACGAGAGGGCTGATCCGCCAGCATCAGTTCAATAAAGTTGAGCTGGTAAAATTCGTAAAGCCGGAGGACTCGTACGATGAATTGGAAAAGCTGACGCGCCAGGCAGAGACGATTTTGCAACGGCTTGGGCTTCCGTACCGCGTTGTCGCCTTGTGCACCGGAGATCTTGGATTCTCGGCGGCGAAAACGTACGATATTGAAGTTTGGCTGCCCAGTTACGGAACGTACCGGGAAATTTCGTCGTGCAGCAACTTTGAGGCGTTTCAAGCGCGCCGTGCCAACATCCGTTTCCGTCGCGATCCAAAAGCGAAACCGGAGTACGTGCATACATTAAACGGTTCGGGGCTAGCCATCGGGCGGACGGTCGCCGCCATTTTGGAAAACTACCAGCAAGAAGACGGCTCGGTCATCGTTCCGGAAGCGCTTCGTCCGTACATGGGGAATCGGGACGTCATTCGCTGAAAAAAGATGCTTGTGGCAAATCGTTGGTTGACTTTTCCCGACTGCCGTGTTATAGTGAATGACGTTGGCAATGAGGAACAAGAAATCTTGTTCTTGGCCAAGACGATGATGAAGAGGACTGACGCGCATAAGAGGAGATTGTCATCTGAAACGGCTGACCGCCGAAAGCCGTTTCCCATCATAAAAAAACCCGCCCTTGATCGGCGGGTTTTTTATGCCTTTATTTTTTTACAACAGTAAATTGATCAGCGATCAGCAGCCAGTTTTGTGGAAAATCAATCCCAAGTTTCCAATAGCTGACCCCGCGCAAACCAAGTTCCTTCACGAGATTAAATTTTGCTTGAATGGAGCGGGCGTCCTCAAACCATACTTCATGCTCGCGTCCGTTTTCGTCGCGATAGCGAAAATGCGGTGCCTGCGCCTCCGTATCGTATTCGATGGCAACGTTATACTTTGCGGCGAGGGCGATGGCTTGCTGGGGGCTGATGGCCTGGGCGTACGGGCCGCCGGGTACATATGGCAGCGTCCAGTCATAGCCATACAAGTTTTGCCCCATCAAAATTTTTCTAGATGGCATTTCAGAGATGGCGTACTCGAGAACGCGGCGGACCGGACCGATCGGGGACACTGGCATCGGCGGCCCGCCGCTGTAGCCCCATTCATACGTCATGATCACGACAAAGTCGACAATTTGTCCATGGGCGCGGTAATCGTGTGCTTCGTACCAACGTCCGCGCTGGGTCGCGCTCGTTTTCGGCGCCAAGGCGGTCGACATCATCCATCCTTCTCGTTCAAACCGCCGCTTCGCTTTGCGCAAAAACGCATTATACGCCTCACGGTCTTCCGGGCGCAAATATTCAAAATCAAAATGGATGTCGCGGAAGCCATACCGTCTAGCGGTCGC is a window of Geobacillus kaustophilus DNA encoding:
- a CDS encoding LysM peptidoglycan-binding domain-containing protein, giving the protein MQIHVVQSGQTLSGIAEAYGITAEEIVRANKLPTPDKLVVGQALVIPIVGRFYWVQRGDTLWSIARRFSIPMQRLAEVNRLSLNAPLKVGQRLYIPPGAKRRAEFNAYIEPRGATVSPALEASAREAAPYLTYLSPFYFAIRRDATLQEPPLDDFPDIARANRVTLVMVVANIENGQFSDELGALMLTNETLQNRLLDNIVATARRYGFRDIHFDFEYLRPEDREAYNAFLRKAKRRFEREGWMMSTALAPKTSATQRGRWYEAHDYRAHGQIVDFVVIMTYEWGYSGGPPMPVSPIGPVRRVLEYAISEMPSRKILMGQNLYGYDWTLPYVPGGPYAQAISPQQAIALAAKYNVAIEYDTEAQAPHFRYRDENGREHEVWFEDARSIQAKFNLVKELGLRGVSYWKLGIDFPQNWLLIADQFTVVKK
- the pdxT gene encoding pyridoxal 5'-phosphate synthase glutaminase subunit PdxT codes for the protein MKIGVLGLQGAVREHVRAIEACGAEAVIVKKPEQLEGLHGLVLPGGESTTMRRLIDRYGLMEPLKQFAAAGKPMFGTCAGLILLAKRIVGYDEPHLGLMDITVERNSFGRQRESFEAELSIKGVGDGFVGVFIRAPHIVEAGDGVDVLATYNDRIVAARQGQFLGCSFHPELTDDHRLMQYFLNMVKEAKMASSLK
- the serS gene encoding serine--tRNA ligase translates to MLDMKVLRTQFQEVKEKLMQRGGDLTNIDRFEQLDKDRRRLIAEVEELKSKRNDVSQQIAVLKREKKDAEPLIAQMREVGDRIKRMDEQIRQLEAELDGLLLSIPNVPHESVPIGQSEEDNVEVRRWGEPRSFSFEPKPHWEIADRLGLLDFERAAKVAGSRFVFYKGLGARLERALINFMLDIHLDEFGYEEVLPPYLVNRASMIGTGQLPKFAEDAFHLDSEDYFLIPTAEVPVTNLHRDEILAADDLPIYYASYSACFRAEAGSAGRDTRGLIRQHQFNKVELVKFVKPEDSYDELEKLTRQAETILQRLGLPYRVVALCTGDLGFSAAKTYDIEVWLPSYGTYREISSCSNFEAFQARRANIRFRRDPKAKPEYVHTLNGSGLAIGRTVAAILENYQQEDGSVIVPEALRPYMGNRDVIR